In a genomic window of Punica granatum isolate Tunisia-2019 chromosome 6, ASM765513v2, whole genome shotgun sequence:
- the LOC116209835 gene encoding uncharacterized protein LOC116209835, with product MKKSGGAAAEKKRVRRSPAAVQNSGRDSNSDPPPKKQAPKKDVFQLFAEKVRDHKELESRWAVLQETRVEYFRGKDFVSFLKNHPEVKEILGSDKNLEIEDIGNALLRKNLIVRCDRVVKTVRPGKRKLSTWPAHLEIFPEQVFSDNDAFFAWAFVKRHPLWQTLLSFFWPVLTLAICLFPIYPHQVKLLVLYSCAGILLLILSLLFVRAAMFGALYIILGKRVWFFPNILAEEATLRELFRFCPKKDEEEKPTWTTRLFYAIVAVLVILLLRHHAPDEAARARYQKRVSNIIDDFLEWSPKLALSGMMEKQPTVVNATESNSSFPDGANAGPDAAPGAETPVEQHAEEVGNIEETVQFPQHDDNI from the exons ATGAAGAAATCGGGAGGGGCGGCAGCTGAGAAGAAGAGGGTCCGGCGATCGCCAGCAGCCGTACAGAACAGCGGCCGGGATTCCAATTCCGACCCTCCTCCTAAG AAACAAGCTCCCAAGAAGGATGTCTTTCAGTTGTTTGCTGAGAAGGTTAGAGATCACAAAGAATTGGAGTCTCGGTGGGCAGTTTTACAGGAGACACGGGTGGAATACTTTAGGGGGAAAGATTTCGTTAGTTTCTTGAAGAATCATCCAGAGGTTAAAGAAATTCTTGGATCAGATAAGAATTTGGAAATAGAAGATATTGGCAATGCTTTACTAAGAAAGAATCTTATAGTACGGTGTGATCGTGTAGTGAAAACTGTCCGTCCTGGGAAGAGAAAGCTGTCCACCTGGCCTGCACATCTGGAAATTTTCCCC gaGCAAGTATTTTCTGACAACGATGCCTTTTTTGCTTGGGCATTCGTCAAACGGCACCCGTTGTGGCAAACTCTCCTATCGTTTTTCTGGCCTGTGTTGACATTAGCAATCTGCTTATTTCCCATATATCCACATCAAGTCAAGCTACTGGTACTCTACTCATGTGCTGGAATTCTGCTGCTGATTCTTTCCCTTTTGTTTG TTAGAGCAGCGATGTTTGGTGCTCTCTACATCATTCTAGGAAAGCGTGTTTGGTTCTTTCCGAACATTCTGGCTGAGGAAGCAACTCTGCGAGAGTTATTCCGCTTCTGCCCCAAGAAAGACGAGGAGGAAAAACCCACGTGGACGACCAGGCTGTTTTATGCTATAGTAGCGGTGCTGGTGATACTGCTGCTGAGGCACCATGCACCTGATGAGGCCGCTAGAGCCAG GTACCAGAAGCGGGTTTCCAACATAATTGATGACTTCCTCGAATGGTCCCCGAAATTAGCTCTCTCAGGAATGATGGAGAAACAGCCCACCGTGGTCAATGCCACAGAGTCAAATAGCAGCTTCCCAGATGGGGCCAATGCCGGCCCAGATGCAGCACCTGGTGCCGAAACTCCGGTTGAGCAACATGCAGAGGAAGTTGGAAACATAGAGGAAACTGTTCAATTCCCGCAGCATGATGATAATATATGA
- the LOC116210008 gene encoding calcium-dependent protein kinase 8-like, producing MGNCCAKPGHPPPSSDKKAKKTKNFNPFSEEFYSASLGSGAEGKLQVLSDPTGREIGAKYDLGRELGRGEFGVTYLCTETSTGEKFACKSISKKKLRTAVDIEDVRREVAIMKHLPPHPNIVSLRDTFEDDAAVQIVMELCEGGELFDRIVARGHYTERAASTVMRTIVEVVQMCHRHGVMHRDLKPENFLFANKKEAAPLKAIDFGLSVFFKPGERFNEIVGSPYYMAPEVLKRDYGPEVDIWSAGVILYILLCGVPPFWAETEQGVAQAIIRSVVDFNRDPWPRVSEAAKDLVKKMLNPDPSKRLSAREVLEHPWLQNAKKAPNVSLGETVKARLKQFSTMNKLKKRALMVVAEHLSVEEVAGIREAFAMMDTSKRGKINLNELRVGLQKLGQQVSDTDLQVLMEAADIDGDGTLNYGEFMTVTVHIKKMTNDEHLHKAFSFFDKNNSGFIEYEELQDALNDEVDTSSDDVINAIMHDVDTDKDGKISYEEFVAMMKAGTDWRKASRQYSRERFNSLSLKLMRDGSFNIAKEGR from the exons ATGGGCAATTGCTGCGCGAAGCCCGGGCATCCCCCCCCATCGAGCGACAAGAAGGCCAAGAAGACCAAGAACTTCAACCCCTTCTCGGAGGAATTCTACTCGGCGTCCCTCGGGTCCGGGGCTGAGGGGAAGCTCCAGGTCCTGAGCGACCCCACGGGCCGGGAGATTGGCGCCAAATACGATCTCGGCCGGGAGCTGGGGCGGGGCGAGTTCGGGGTCACGTACCTCTGCACGGAGACGTCCACGGGGGAGAAGTTCGCGTGCAAGTCGATATcgaagaagaagctgaggaCCGCGGTGGACATCGAGGACGTGAGGCGGGAGGTCGCGATCATGAAGCACCTCCCGCCCCACCCGAACATCGTCTCGCTTAGAGACACCTTTGAGGACGACGCGGCAGTGCAAATCGTGATGGAGCTGTGCGAGGGTGGTGAGCTGTTCGATCGGATTGTGGCTCGAGGCCACTACACAGAGCGCGCGGCCAGCACCGTGATGAGAACCATCGTCGAGGTGGTTCAG ATGTGCCACCGGCACGGGGTGATGCACCGCGACCTCAAGCCCGAGAATTTCCTGTTTGCAAACAAGAAGGAAGCTGCACCACTTAAAGCCATCGACTTCGGATTATCAGTCTTCTTCAAACCCG GTGAGCGTTTCAACGAGATAGTGGGTAGCCCTTACTACATGGCGCCGGAGGTTTTGAAGCGTGACTATGGCCCTGAGGTTGATATATGGAGCGCCGGAGTTATACTCTACATTTTACTCTGCGGGGTCCCTCCTTTTTGGGCTG AAACTGAACAAGGGGTGGCTCAAGCAATTATCCGCTCCGTGGTCGACTTTAACAGGGACCCTTGGCCTAGAGTCTCGGAGGCTGCAAAGGACCTTGTGAAGAAGATGCTTAACCCTGACCCAAGCAAGAGGCTTTCAGCTCGGGAAGTTCTTG AACATCCTTGGTTGCAAAATGCCAAGAAGGCGCCGAATGTCTCCCTTGGGGAGACTGTGAAGGCAAGGTTGAAACAGTTCTCGACAATGAACAAGCTCAAGAAGCGAGCTTTAATG GTGGTTGCCGAGCACTTATCAGTCGAAGAAGTCGCAGGCATAAGAGAGGCCTTCGCAATGATGGATACTAGCAAACGGGGCAAGATCAACCTCAACGAACTCAGGGTCGGGTTGCAAAAGCTTGGACAGCAGGTGTCTGATACTGATCTTCAAGTCCTAATGGAAGCA GCTGATATTGATGGAGATGGAACCTTGAACTATGGGGAGTTCATGACGGTCACAGTTCACATCAAGAAGATGACCAATGATGAGCACCTTCATAAAGCTTTCTCGTTCTTTGACAAAAATAATAGTGGTTTCATAGAATACGAAGAGCTTCAGGACGCTCTGAATGATGAAGTGGATACCAGCAGTGATGACGTTATCAACGCCATCATGCACGACGTGGACACTGACAAG GATGGAAAGATTAGCTACGAGGAGTTTGTGGCCATGATGAAAGCGGGGACGGACTGGAGAAAGGCTTCCCGACAGTATTCTCGGGAGAGATTCAACAGCCTCAGCCTGAAGTTAATGCGAGACGGATCATTCAACATAGCCAAGGAAGGTAGATGA
- the LOC116210009 gene encoding photosystem II 5 kDa protein, chloroplastic-like — MASITVASTFLASSSASAMSKRHIPASRRVLSVVAKASTRAIEVPAEAEKSSRGRRELVFAATAAAAAALTRVAVAEDEPRAGTAEAKKKYNPVCVTMPTARVCHN, encoded by the coding sequence ATGGCTTCCATTACCGTTGCATCCACATTCCTGGCCAGTTCCTCGGCTTCCGCCATGAGCAAACGCCACATCCCTGCCTCCCGCAGAGTCCTCAGCGTTGTGGCCAAGGCCTCGACAAGGGCTATCGAGGTGCCAGCAGAGGCTGAGAAAAGCAGCCGTGGGCGGAGAGAACTGGTCTTTGCTGCCACGGCGGCGGCAGCTGCTGCCCTCACCAGGGTTGCTGTGGCTGAGGACGAGCCCAGGGCAGGGACTGCCGAGGCCAAGAAGAAGTACAACCCTGTCTGCGTCACAATGCCCACGGCGCGGGTCTGCCACAACTGA